The following coding sequences are from one Methanosarcina sp. WWM596 window:
- a CDS encoding IS5 family transposase, whose amino-acid sequence MVTRKNGHDYEISDEFWTKIKPLLPFPKPKKKPGRPRKDDKRILSGIFYLLRTGCQWKALPRFYGAPSTVHDRFQEWQRSGLFENMWKAGLVEYDNQNGLEWEWQAIDGAMTKAPLGGAGTGANPTDRGKKGTKRSLLTDGKGIPLSVTVDGANRHDKKLVKETLDAIIFERPSQDDVIQNICMDKGYDFPDIRELVKEYGYTAHIKSRGEENIRIEIPGFRARRWVVERTHSWINRFRRMLIRWEKKIENYFAMLHFACAWITFRAAGLFG is encoded by the coding sequence GTGGTAACACGAAAAAACGGACATGACTACGAGATTTCTGATGAATTCTGGACTAAAATCAAACCATTATTACCTTTCCCTAAACCCAAAAAGAAGCCTGGACGACCTCGAAAAGATGATAAGAGAATACTGAGTGGTATTTTTTATCTTCTTCGTACTGGTTGCCAATGGAAGGCGTTGCCACGCTTTTATGGAGCTCCAAGCACTGTCCATGATCGGTTTCAGGAATGGCAAAGATCAGGGTTATTTGAGAATATGTGGAAAGCTGGTCTAGTGGAGTATGATAATCAAAACGGATTAGAGTGGGAGTGGCAAGCAATTGACGGTGCTATGACAAAAGCTCCACTAGGTGGAGCTGGGACCGGAGCTAATCCAACTGATCGTGGCAAAAAAGGTACAAAAAGGAGTCTGTTAACAGATGGTAAAGGTATACCACTATCGGTTACTGTTGATGGAGCAAATCGTCACGATAAAAAGCTTGTAAAAGAGACTTTAGATGCCATTATTTTTGAAAGACCGTCTCAAGATGATGTTATTCAGAATATATGTATGGATAAAGGATATGATTTTCCTGATATCAGAGAATTAGTTAAAGAATATGGTTATACTGCCCATATCAAAAGCCGTGGAGAGGAAAACATAAGAATAGAGATACCAGGTTTTAGGGCAAGAAGATGGGTTGTGGAAAGGACACATTCTTGGATAAACAGATTCAGAAGAATGCTTATTAGATGGGAAAAGAAAATTGAGAATTACTTTGCGATGCTTCATTTCGCATGCGCATGGATAACATTCAGAGCAGCGGGACTTTTCGGATAG